In a single window of the Paenibacillus sp. MMS20-IR301 genome:
- a CDS encoding sugar ABC transporter permease produces MELSQSTGGKRMTVKSKLSRKKTGDRWFPYLLIAPTVLLIAGLLVFPIFRVFDLSVQSYDFTRLQKAGYIGLENFRNIFTKDDMFYSSLWITVKWVLIEVVLQLVFGLIVALLLNQAFRLRGLVRSMVLVPWAVSGVLTTMLWSLMFNQHIGVINDILMKLGLISEPVAWLANIHTVFGSVVVAELWRGIPFFAITLLAALQTIPHEVYESCEVDGAGSVKKLFFITLPFLKESIVFATLLRAIWEFNSIDMIFTMTNGGPMDMTTTLPIYMMKTSILEGNYGYGSAIGVVTFAFLMIFVVLYLRLNRSGGMQDE; encoded by the coding sequence ATGGAATTATCCCAATCAACCGGCGGCAAGAGAATGACCGTCAAATCTAAATTATCGCGTAAAAAAACAGGCGACCGCTGGTTTCCGTACCTGCTGATCGCACCGACGGTTCTGCTGATTGCAGGACTGCTCGTCTTCCCGATCTTCAGGGTGTTTGACCTCAGTGTGCAAAGCTATGATTTCACCAGGCTGCAGAAGGCAGGGTACATCGGGCTTGAGAACTTCCGGAATATCTTTACTAAGGATGATATGTTCTACTCTTCGCTGTGGATCACTGTGAAGTGGGTGCTGATAGAGGTAGTGCTGCAGCTGGTGTTCGGTCTGATTGTCGCGCTGCTGCTGAATCAGGCGTTCAGGCTGCGCGGTCTGGTCCGCTCCATGGTGCTTGTCCCTTGGGCCGTGTCGGGGGTACTCACCACCATGCTGTGGTCCCTGATGTTCAACCAGCATATCGGTGTCATTAACGATATCCTGATGAAGCTGGGCCTGATCTCTGAGCCGGTGGCCTGGCTGGCCAATATTCATACGGTTTTTGGCTCCGTGGTGGTCGCCGAGCTGTGGCGCGGCATTCCGTTCTTCGCAATTACACTGCTGGCTGCGCTGCAGACCATTCCGCATGAGGTATACGAATCCTGCGAGGTGGACGGGGCGGGGAGCGTCAAGAAGCTCTTTTTCATCACACTGCCTTTCCTGAAGGAAAGCATTGTATTCGCCACGCTGCTGCGGGCGATCTGGGAGTTTAACTCCATCGATATGATCTTCACTATGACGAACGGCGGACCGATGGATATGACAACCACGCTGCCGATTTACATGATGAAGACTTCTATCCTGGAAGGAAACTACGGTTACGGCTCGGCGATTGGTGTAGTTACGTTCGCCTTCCTGATGATCTTCGTTGTCCTGTACCTCAGACTGAACCGTTCAGGAGGGATGCAGGATGAATAG
- a CDS encoding carbohydrate ABC transporter permease, with product MNSKWQRKLGSKLLFYIPLALTLAFVLVPFLWAISTSLKREADVLSGTVRYIPSPATFENFIHVWNDNNFSQYFLNSVFVSVVSVVAITVLSVLNGYAMSRFKFKGKGAFMLVLLATQMMPVILFVIPLFLIFKNLGMINTPYALILFYIVLQVPFNTILMRGFISSTPKEIDEAAMVDGAGRLRIIFAIIMPIVLPGIVATSAFAFIGVWNEFLVAFSFITTPDQFTIPIGLKFMVGEFSVQYASLAAGSIIGLIPPVLLFMFIQRYLVEGLGGAVKG from the coding sequence ATGAATAGCAAATGGCAACGTAAGCTTGGTTCAAAGCTGTTATTCTACATTCCGCTTGCCCTTACACTGGCGTTCGTGCTGGTTCCGTTCCTCTGGGCTATTTCCACCTCGCTGAAGCGTGAGGCGGATGTGCTGAGCGGCACAGTCCGGTATATTCCGAGTCCGGCTACGTTCGAGAATTTCATTCATGTGTGGAATGACAACAATTTCTCGCAATATTTCCTGAACAGCGTGTTCGTGTCGGTTGTCTCTGTAGTGGCGATAACGGTGCTGTCCGTACTGAACGGCTACGCCATGAGCCGGTTTAAGTTCAAGGGCAAGGGAGCCTTCATGCTGGTGCTGCTGGCCACCCAAATGATGCCGGTCATCCTGTTCGTCATTCCGCTGTTCCTGATCTTCAAGAATCTCGGGATGATTAACACGCCATACGCACTGATCCTGTTCTACATCGTGCTCCAGGTTCCGTTCAACACGATCCTGATGCGCGGCTTCATCTCCTCGACACCGAAGGAGATTGACGAAGCGGCGATGGTGGACGGAGCCGGACGGCTGCGGATTATCTTCGCGATTATTATGCCGATTGTGCTGCCGGGAATTGTGGCTACCAGCGCATTCGCGTTCATCGGGGTATGGAATGAGTTCCTGGTCGCCTTCTCCTTCATTACAACGCCGGATCAGTTCACCATACCGATCGGCCTCAAATTCATGGTCGGCGAGTTCAGCGTCCAGTACGCATCGCTTGCGGCCGGCAGCATTATCGGGCTGATTCCGCCCGTGCTGCTCTTCATGTTCATTCAGCGTTATCTGGTCGAAGGACTGGGCGGCGCAGTCAAAGGCTAG
- a CDS encoding sugar ABC transporter substrate-binding protein has product MMGKHKGKRTALLSAALLLLLAGCGGNNGGNAASNGGNAASATDSGAAKAASGEKAKISFWAAAVTTERNAFFEEIVKQFEQENPDIDVDYLGVPGDLAAYEQKVNVAISADQAPDIMNDFKSDLLARGVLEPLDTYYEQWADKALINPELIASNRKLDTAEGKLYALPYSSQTWNLWVRPDWFKEAGLALPDTWDQFFDAVAKMTDKSKDRYGLSIRGGAGSANTLEMLMYAYSGITDYFTAEGKATINDPLNVEFVEKYLGAYNVYTPEDDLNKGWSELAATFQSGKAGIVVHNLGSASSHEKAFGGDYTKFEAVPFPKSVKGYREHPGLMPLGLTMSKSAKNKDAVWKFMTFYLSHDINSKYGKLYGEIPANTEAAGDEWVQGVPYMKSASDLLNNTETKFSDVPYYLAGYSNVQKSVEPLIQKVMAKQLTAKEMLDQWAALLEQEKAEQ; this is encoded by the coding sequence ATGATGGGGAAACACAAAGGTAAACGCACGGCACTACTATCGGCAGCGCTCCTGCTGCTGCTTGCCGGCTGCGGCGGGAATAACGGCGGGAATGCCGCAAGTAACGGAGGAAATGCTGCGTCAGCGACAGATAGCGGGGCTGCCAAAGCGGCCAGCGGTGAGAAAGCCAAGATCAGCTTCTGGGCTGCGGCGGTCACGACAGAGCGCAACGCCTTCTTCGAAGAGATCGTGAAGCAATTCGAGCAGGAGAATCCGGATATTGATGTGGATTATCTGGGGGTTCCGGGAGACCTCGCGGCCTATGAGCAGAAGGTGAATGTAGCCATCTCTGCCGATCAGGCGCCGGATATTATGAACGATTTCAAATCCGACCTGCTGGCCCGCGGCGTGCTGGAGCCGCTGGATACGTATTATGAGCAGTGGGCAGACAAGGCGCTGATCAACCCTGAGCTGATTGCCAGTAACCGTAAGCTGGATACGGCTGAAGGAAAATTGTATGCGTTACCATACAGCTCACAGACCTGGAACCTGTGGGTCCGCCCGGACTGGTTCAAGGAAGCCGGCCTTGCACTGCCGGACACCTGGGACCAATTCTTTGATGCTGTCGCCAAAATGACGGACAAATCCAAAGACCGTTACGGCCTTAGTATCCGCGGCGGTGCGGGCAGTGCCAATACACTGGAGATGCTGATGTATGCGTATTCCGGCATCACCGATTATTTCACGGCAGAAGGCAAAGCAACGATTAATGATCCGCTTAATGTTGAATTTGTTGAGAAATATCTCGGTGCTTACAATGTATACACGCCTGAAGATGACTTGAACAAGGGCTGGAGCGAGCTGGCCGCGACCTTCCAGTCGGGCAAAGCCGGGATCGTTGTGCACAATTTAGGCTCCGCCAGCTCTCATGAGAAAGCCTTCGGCGGCGATTATACGAAGTTCGAGGCTGTACCTTTTCCAAAAAGCGTGAAGGGTTACCGCGAGCATCCCGGCCTCATGCCGCTGGGGCTGACGATGAGTAAATCGGCAAAGAACAAGGATGCGGTCTGGAAATTCATGACCTTCTATCTGTCGCATGACATCAACAGCAAATACGGCAAGCTGTACGGTGAAATCCCTGCCAACACAGAAGCAGCAGGCGATGAGTGGGTACAGGGTGTGCCGTACATGAAATCAGCGTCTGATCTGCTGAACAATACGGAGACGAAGTTCTCTGATGTGCCGTATTATCTGGCCGGATACTCCAATGTGCAGAAGTCGGTTGAACCGCTGATTCAGAAGGTGATGGCCAAGCAGCTGACTGCCAAGGAAATGCTCGATCAGTGGGCAGCACTGCTGGAGCAAGAGAAAGCAGAGCAATAA
- a CDS encoding family 43 glycosylhydrolase: METTSAPWVPDLGNGRYRNPVLYADYSDPDVIRVGDDYYMTASSFNHMPGLPVLHSRDLVNWTLVNHALERLDLPGYDQVQHGKGVWAPSLRHHDGKFWIFFGTPDEGIFMTQAEDPLGAWSAPHLVKAAKGWIDPCPFWDEDGQAYLVHAFAKSRSGIKHILHVCAMSPDGRELLDEGRLIIDGTADHPTLEGPKMYKRDGWYYILAPAGGVATGWQAAFRSKSIYGPYEDQIVLEQGNTGVNGPHQGGWVETPKGESWFLHFQDKGAYGRIIHLQPVEWVDGWPVMGEAPAGSLTGQPVSGWHKPESSGATPPAAPQTSDRFTEGRPGLQWQWQANPQAGWIAAGYPGPGLRLRSAPLGTERLYDAPQLLMQKFAAPAFTAQVQVKPQFGALSERAGLVVLGHKAVHLSLFTAEDGGLCLGRFESLPADSAENAEYAFTDGLVKLAAEAVHLRLTVSDEAVCQLAYSEDGDAFTEMGTSFRLQEGAGAWVGAKFGIYAAACGAGALAEEHGYAHFEEFEVCL; this comes from the coding sequence GTGGAAACAACAAGTGCGCCTTGGGTACCCGATCTCGGCAATGGCCGGTACCGCAATCCGGTGCTCTATGCAGACTATTCCGACCCGGATGTAATCCGGGTCGGGGATGACTATTACATGACGGCCTCAAGCTTCAACCACATGCCGGGACTGCCGGTTCTGCATTCCCGCGATCTGGTGAACTGGACCCTGGTCAATCATGCACTGGAGCGGCTGGATTTGCCGGGATACGACCAGGTCCAGCACGGGAAGGGCGTATGGGCGCCCAGCCTGCGCCATCATGACGGGAAGTTCTGGATCTTCTTCGGCACTCCGGATGAAGGGATCTTCATGACCCAGGCGGAGGACCCGCTCGGAGCGTGGTCTGCACCTCATCTGGTCAAGGCTGCCAAGGGCTGGATTGACCCGTGTCCGTTCTGGGACGAGGACGGGCAGGCTTATCTGGTCCATGCCTTTGCCAAAAGCCGCAGCGGCATCAAGCATATTCTGCATGTGTGTGCGATGAGTCCGGACGGCAGAGAGCTGCTGGATGAAGGCAGGCTGATTATTGACGGAACAGCCGATCATCCGACGCTGGAAGGTCCCAAAATGTACAAGAGGGACGGATGGTATTATATTCTGGCCCCTGCCGGCGGCGTAGCGACGGGCTGGCAGGCTGCCTTCCGCTCCAAATCGATCTACGGTCCTTATGAGGACCAGATTGTTCTGGAGCAGGGCAATACCGGGGTCAATGGTCCGCATCAAGGCGGCTGGGTGGAGACTCCTAAGGGAGAAAGCTGGTTCCTGCACTTTCAGGACAAGGGAGCTTACGGGCGGATCATCCATCTGCAGCCGGTAGAATGGGTAGACGGCTGGCCGGTTATGGGGGAGGCGCCAGCCGGGAGTCTGACCGGACAGCCGGTATCCGGGTGGCATAAACCTGAGTCCTCCGGGGCAACACCGCCAGCTGCGCCGCAGACCTCCGACCGGTTCACCGAAGGCCGTCCCGGTCTGCAGTGGCAGTGGCAGGCCAATCCGCAGGCTGGCTGGATTGCAGCCGGCTACCCCGGTCCGGGCCTGCGGCTCCGTTCTGCGCCGCTCGGTACAGAGCGGCTGTATGATGCACCACAGCTCCTGATGCAGAAGTTCGCTGCGCCTGCATTCACGGCGCAGGTGCAGGTCAAACCGCAGTTCGGCGCATTGTCAGAGAGGGCCGGCCTGGTCGTGCTGGGTCATAAGGCGGTGCACTTAAGCCTGTTCACCGCAGAAGACGGCGGCCTGTGCCTGGGCCGGTTCGAGAGTCTGCCTGCGGATTCGGCAGAGAATGCGGAGTATGCTTTTACAGACGGCTTGGTGAAATTAGCTGCGGAGGCTGTTCATCTCCGGCTTACAGTATCAGACGAGGCTGTCTGCCAGCTTGCGTACAGCGAAGACGGGGATGCCTTCACGGAGATGGGGACATCATTCCGGCTCCAGGAAGGTGCAGGTGCCTGGGTTGGAGCCAAGTTCGGCATCTATGCAGCGGCTTGTGGTGCTGGTGCTTTGGCGGAGGAGCACGGATACGCACATTTCGAAGAATTTGAAGTCTGTTTGTAG
- a CDS encoding DUF6379 domain-containing protein has protein sequence MFDKECIQSRGFKNSKDAAGRTTGFQLTIRSLYYRGVWLSQLRPAVITVDGETFSGEQITWTINGVTYTQGEMASLGNIHWGVLDPAVFTVVKAGGLSSGPHDIELSYTYSCSYFPPSLDTVLGMKPQKRTLVLV, from the coding sequence ATGTTCGACAAGGAATGTATCCAATCCAGAGGTTTCAAAAATAGTAAAGATGCCGCCGGCCGGACCACCGGCTTCCAGCTGACCATACGTTCGCTATACTACCGCGGAGTCTGGCTGTCCCAGCTGCGTCCTGCTGTTATCACTGTAGACGGAGAAACCTTCAGCGGGGAACAAATTACTTGGACAATTAACGGAGTAACTTATACCCAGGGAGAAATGGCTTCATTAGGTAATATCCACTGGGGAGTGCTTGACCCTGCGGTCTTTACCGTGGTCAAAGCAGGCGGCTTAAGCTCCGGCCCGCATGACATTGAGCTTAGCTATACCTATAGCTGCTCATATTTCCCGCCCTCCCTGGATACCGTACTCGGCATGAAGCCGCAAAAGAGAACCTTGGTGCTGGTGTAG